ACAAAGTGGGGCCAGGGGTTTGCTGTCCCACCTGCAGGCTGCAGGTGCACCCAACTGGGGCAAGGTGGAGGAGGCCCTGACCCTGCTGGAAACGGCCCGTGCCAGAGGGATCGATGTCAGCACCGACATGTATCCTTACCCGGCAGGCAGCAGTTCAGTGCTGCAACTCTTGCCCCCCTCTGCCCAGCAACAGGGACTGGAGGTGCTTTTTGCAAAACTTTCCGACCCGGCTTTCTGTGCAGATTTGCAAACCGCCACCGAACACGGCCATGAACCTGGCTGGGAATCCAAAATCCGCCTGATTGGCTGGGAGAACGTGCAGATCAGCAGTGTCACCCACCACGATTTGAAACCCCTGGAAGGAAAACGTTTCACAGAGGCTGCAGACCTGCTGGAATGCTCTCCTTTTCAGGTGCTGCTGAAGGTGCTGCTGCTGGACCGGGGCACCAGCAACATGATCCTGTTCCAGCTTCATGAATCGGATCTGTCCTGCGTGATGAAGCACCGCCTGCACATGCTGGGCTCGGACAGCATTCCCAGAGCGGAAGGCAAAGCCCATCCCCGAACCTACGGCAGTTTTCCCAGGTTGCTGGGCCGCATGGTCAAAGCGGGTTTGTTGCCTCTTGAGGAGGCCGTCCGCAAAGTCACTTCATTGCCTGCCCAGCGTTTCGGGCTGTGGGACCGGGGGCTGATCCGTCCTGGAATGCAGGCCGATCTGTGCCTGTTCAGCGAAGATTTGCTCGATCAGGCCACTTTTCAGGACCCAGAGCAGCCTCCAGTGGGCCTCCATGCTGTGTGGGTGAACGGTGTCCAGATCCTGCAGCAGGGTGGTTTGCTGGGAAACCACCCAGGCCGAATGCTCAGCCACAACCTCAACCCTTCTCTTGCTCCCCAGAGGTGAAACCATGCGTGAAATCAAAAATGTTCCCCATGCCCCCAAACCTGCAGGTCCTTACTCCCATGCCATCCTGGCCAATGGTTTTGTGTTCGTGTCGGGTCAGGGACCCCAGAATCCTGAAACCGGAGAAGTGCCAGACAACTTTGAAGAGCAGGTGCGCCAGACCCTCAGAAACGTGCAGACCATCCTGGAAGCTGCAGGCACAGATTTGCAGCACGTGGTGAAGGTCAACAGCTACCTGACCGACCTCACCCGTTTCCAGGCCTACAACGCCGTCTATCGCGAGTTTTTCCCGGATGGACCTCCGGCCCGCACCACCATTGCTGCAGAT
The nucleotide sequence above comes from Deinococcus roseus. Encoded proteins:
- a CDS encoding RidA family protein, which produces MREIKNVPHAPKPAGPYSHAILANGFVFVSGQGPQNPETGEVPDNFEEQVRQTLRNVQTILEAAGTDLQHVVKVNSYLTDLTRFQAYNAVYREFFPDGPPARTTIAADLLGILVEIDCIAVLPDA
- a CDS encoding N-acyl-D-amino-acid deacylase family protein → MLDVLIRQARVIDGTSAPWFVSDVGLENGKIVWLGPNCPLPARQTLDATHLYLSPGWIDSHTHDDTAVLLQPDHPCKSRQGITTVVVGNCSFSNYPLAGDPALLMHHYQALLGTTAEHLFFADFQAYQQRLNQQGAAVNVVSLVGHAALRLAAMGYSQRPASPSERLQMCQMLETQLQQGAFGLSLGLVYPPGAYADSQELLELAQGVARNGALLTAHVRSYEGGLLESVHEFLDLLEQSGARGLLSHLQAAGAPNWGKVEEALTLLETARARGIDVSTDMYPYPAGSSSVLQLLPPSAQQQGLEVLFAKLSDPAFCADLQTATEHGHEPGWESKIRLIGWENVQISSVTHHDLKPLEGKRFTEAADLLECSPFQVLLKVLLLDRGTSNMILFQLHESDLSCVMKHRLHMLGSDSIPRAEGKAHPRTYGSFPRLLGRMVKAGLLPLEEAVRKVTSLPAQRFGLWDRGLIRPGMQADLCLFSEDLLDQATFQDPEQPPVGLHAVWVNGVQILQQGGLLGNHPGRMLSHNLNPSLAPQR